One genomic segment of Vulpes vulpes isolate BD-2025 chromosome 2, VulVul3, whole genome shotgun sequence includes these proteins:
- the LOC112933116 gene encoding U1 small nuclear ribonucleoprotein C-like: MPKFYCDYCDTYLTHDSPSVGKTHCSGRKHKENVKDCYQKWMEEQAQSLIDKTTAAFQQGKIPPTPFSAPPPAGAMIPPPPSLPGPPRPGMMPAPHMGGPPMMPMMGPPPPGMMPVGPAPGMRPPMGGHMPMMPGPPMMRPPARPMMVPTRPGMTRPDR; encoded by the coding sequence ATGCCTAAGTTTTATTGTGACTACTGCGACACATACCTCACCCATGACTCTCCATCTGTTGGAAAGACACACTGCAGTGGTaggaaacacaaagagaatgtGAAAGACTGCTATCAGAAATGGATGGAAGAgcaggctcagagcctgatcGACAAAACAACCGCTGCATTTCAACAAGGAAAGATACCTCCTACTccattctctgctcctcctcctgcaggggCAATGATCCCACCTCCCCCCAGTCTCCCGGGTCCTCCTCGCCCTGGTATGATGCCAGCCCCCCATATGGGGGGCCCTCCCATGATGCCAATGatgggccctcctcctcctgggatgaTGCCAGTGGGACCTGCTCCTGGAATGAGGCCACCTATGGGAGGCCATATGCCAATGATGCCTGGGCCCCCAATGATGAGACCTCCTGCTCGTCCCATGATGGTGCCCACTCGGCCAGGAATGACTCGACCAGACAGATAA